The proteins below are encoded in one region of Apium graveolens cultivar Ventura chromosome 4, ASM990537v1, whole genome shotgun sequence:
- the LOC141719284 gene encoding uncharacterized protein LOC141719284, with protein MEANISNKSKAAIPLIEVNVSDTEVDPGLRKPINGISPNEKDKIRRTYYECGVRGNNETFVNKGYRNWKMPERLGDHIGKHNSIHSQCQKACEDLMNRKQHVDIAIVNQLDQLKHNYRIQLVAAIDCVKLLLVQGLAFRGHDVSETSRNRGNFLVVLKFLTSHSPDIKDVFKNAPENNKLTAPSIQKDITNACAVVTSNAISLELGDGVFSILVDKARDISNKE; from the exons ATGGAAGCTAATATATCCAATAAATCTAAAGCAGCAATTCCTCTTATTGAAGTTAATGTGTCTGATACTGAGGTTGATCCGGGATTAAGAAAACCTATCAACGGAATTTCTCCGAATGAGAAAGATAAAATTCGACGAACATATT ATGAGTGCGGCGTTCGAGGAAATAATGAGACATTTGTCAATAAGGGCTATAGAAATTGGAAGATGCCGGAGAGATTAGGAGATCACATTGGAAAGCATAATAGCATTCATAGTCAATGTCAGAAAGCTTGTGAAGATCTTATGAACCGAAAACAACATGTTGATATTGCCATTGTGAATCAGTTAGATCAACTAAAACATAATTACCGAATTCAATTAGTCGCTGCCATTGATTGTGTCAAACTTCTTTTAGTTCAAGGCTTGGCTTTCCGAGGACATGATGTATCTGAGACATCAAGAAATAGAGGTAACTTTCTTGTAGTTTTGAAGTTTCTTACAAGTCATAGTCCAGACATAAAAGACGTGTTTAAAAATGCTCCTGAAAATAACAAACTCACTGCACCCTCAATCCAGAAAGATATAACCAATGCTTGTGCAGTTGTAACATCAAATGCAATTTCTTTAGAACTCGGTGATGGAGTGTTTTCTATATTAGTTGATAAGGCTCGTGATATATCAAATAAAGAATAA
- the LOC141719283 gene encoding uncharacterized protein LOC141719283 translates to MAVVLRFMDKRGCVVERFVGIVHVTDTTAVSLKATIESILATYGLSITRIRGQGYDGASNMMGEFNGLKSLLLAENKSAHFVHCFAHQLQLTFVVVAKNHKKLGSFFNCIANLTNIVGGSCKRRDILREDRMYPSVVNLLEYVENYGTLSNQRSNANDLLDIIQCFEFGFLLHLMKNVLGITNELSQALQRKDQDLLNAMDLVKAAKIKFHNLRENGLECLFEETYEFCNKNLITIPRMEEVFVPRGRSRRGAEQITNDVHYRTSLFYTVIDAQIVELNFRFNELALTLPVATATVERAFSVMKIVKQSLRNRMGDR, encoded by the exons ATGGCTGTGGTTTTACGTTTTATGGATAAAAGAGGCTGTGTTGTTGAAAGGTTTGTTGGTATTGTACATGTGACTGACACCACTGCTGTATCTCTTAAAGCAACTATTGAGTCAATACTGGCAACATATGGATTGAGCATAACAAGGATACGGGGTCAAGGTTACGATGGGGCAAGTAATATGATGGGAGAGTTCAATGGACTTAAAAGTTTGTTACTAGCAGAAAATAAATCAGCCCACTTTGTTCACTGCTTTGCACACCAACTCCAGTTAACATTTGTGGTTGTTGCAAAAAATCACAAGAAACTTGGATCTTTTTTTAATTGTATTGCAAATTTGACAAATATTGTTGGGGGATCTTGTAAACGCAGAGATATTCTTCGAGAGGATCG CATGTATCCTTCTGTGGTTAATTTACTTGAATATGTAGAGAATTATGGCACACTTTCGAATCAAAGGTCTAATGCAAATGATCTTCTAGATATTATTCAATGTTTTGAATTTGGTTTCTTACTACATCTGATGAAAAATGTCTTAGGTATAACTAATGAACTATCACAAGCTTTGCAGAGGAAAGACCAGGACCTTTTGAATGCCATGGATCTCGTCAAAGCAGCAAAGATCAAATTTCATAATTTGAGGGAAAATGGCTTGGAGTGTTTATTCGAAGAGACATATGAATTTTGCAATAAAAACTTGATAACTATCCCAAGAATGGAGGAAGTATTTGTACCTAGAGGGAGATCACGACGTGGAGCAGAACAAATTACAAATGACGTCCACTATCGAACAAGTTTGTTCTACACTGTGATTGATGCACAAATTGTTGAGTTAAATTTTCGATTCAACGAG TTGGCTTTAACTTTGCCGGTTGCTACCGCTACCGTTGAGAGAGCTTTTTCAGTAATGAAAATTGTCAAACAATCATTACGAAACCGAATGGGAGATCGTTGA
- the LOC141720555 gene encoding F-box/kelch-repeat protein At1g55270-like, translating into MAHMDRVIQPPLVDTTCFCRVDAGLKTVSGAKKFVPGSKLCLQPDIKPSIHPTRQRPSRGDRNRSQSPLLPGLPDDLAIACLIRVPRIEHRKLRLVCNRWYRLLAGNYFYSLRKNLGIAEEWIYIMKRDKDGKIAWHAFDPTNQLWQPLPPVPKEYSGALGFGCAVLSGCHLYLFGGKDPVKGSMRRVIFYSARTNKWHRARDMLRRRHFFGCCVINNCLYVAGGENEGVHRSLRSAEIYDPHKNRWSFISDMSTAMVPFIGVVYEGKWFLKGLGSHRQVLSEVYQPVTDKWDPVYDGMVAGWRNPSTSLNGKLYALECKDGCKLRVYDETTDSWSKHIDSKMHIGNSKALEAAALVPLNGKLCIIRNNMSISMVDVSKSGDATGATAEHLWETIAGKSQFKTFVTNLWSSLAGRSRLKSHIVHCQVLQA; encoded by the exons ATGGCGCATATGGATAGAGTGATTCAGCCACCCCTG GTTGATACTACATGTTTCTGTAGAGTAGATGCAGGCCTCAAAACTGTTTCTGGTGCGAAGAAATTTGTTCCAGGATCAAAGCTCTGCCTTCAGCCTGACATTAAACCGTCAATTCATCCTACTAGACAGAGGCCAAGTCGGGGCGATAGAAATAGGAGCCAGTCGCCTCTGCTTCCTGGTCTTCCTGATGATCTTGCCATTGCATGCTTAATCCGTGTCCCAAGGATTGAGCATCGTAAGCTTCGTTTAGTCTGCAACAGATGGTACCGGCTTTTGGCTGGTAACTACTTTTACTCCCTCCGAAAAAATTTAGGTATTGCGGAAGAATGGATATACATCATGAAAAGGGACAAAGATGGGAAAATTGCATGGCATGCTTTTGACCCAACAAACCAGCTTTGGCAGCCTCTGCCCCCTGTTCCCAAAGAATACTCTGGAGCACTTGGGTTTGGATGTGCTGTTCTCAGTGGCTGCCACCTCTACCTCTTTGGCGGCAAAGACCCTGTCAAGGGATCGATGAGACGGGTCATCTTTTACAGTGCACGGACTAACAAATGGCACCGTGCTCGAGATATGCTCAGGCGGCGACACTTCTTTGGCTGTTGTGTTATAAACAACTGTTTGTATGTAGCAGGTGGGGAGAATGAGGGGGTGCACCGGTCTCTGAGATCTGCTGAAATATACGATCCACACAAGAATAGATGGTCATTCATTTCAGATATGAGTACAGCCATGGTGCCCTTCATTGGGGTAGTCTATGAAGGGAAGTGGTTTCTGAAAGGGCTCGGATCTCACAGACAGGTCCTGAGCGAGGTTTATCAGCCTGTAACTGATAAGTGGGATCCTGTTTATGATGGAATGGTTGCTGGCTGGAGGAACCCAAGCACATCTTTAAATGGGAAGCTGTATGCTTTGGAATGTAAAGATGGTTGTAAACTTAGGGTGTACGATGAAACAACAGATTCTTGGAGCAAGCATATTGATAGTAAGATGCATATAGGAAATTCAAAGGCTTTAGAAGCAGCAGCACTTGTCCCGCTCAATGGAAAACTATGCATTATCCGTAACAATATGAGTATTTCGATGGTTGATGTTTCAAAATCAGGTGACGCTACAGGAGCTACTGCGGAACATTTATGGGAAACTATAGCTGGCAAAAGTCAGTTCAAAACATTTGTCACTAATCTCTGGTCGAGCCTTGCTGGTCGGAGCCGCCTAAAAAGCCACATTGTTCACTGTCAAGTTCTTCAAGCATGA
- the LOC141719280 gene encoding uncharacterized protein LOC141719280, producing the protein MAWSFDVTTKIIANCFRHCKIRSEEVDVPEVEDGQLEQEIQDLTKLLSKLNYRNVMNVEHLLNYPEENNAVMDSPTDEEIIEAVLNDEANDPESDDSITIPQVSSREAFQAIVTIKNYLLQHDQNIPEVVHALHKIKDQMHFGGGKKQSTLEAFFEKIWLINVFEN; encoded by the coding sequence ATGGCTTGGAGTTTTGATGTGACAACAAAAATAATAGCAAACTGTTTTCGCCACTGTAAAATTCGATCAGAAGAAGTTGATGTTCCTGAAGTAGAAGATGGTCAGCTAGAACAagagatccaagatttaactaAACTCCTTTCTAAATTGAACTATAGAAATGTGATGAATGTTGAACATCTTCTGAACTATCCTGAAGAGAATAATGCGGTTATGGATTCTCCTACGGACGAAGAAATCATTGAAGCTGTACTAAATGATGAGGCAAATGATCCTGAATCCGATGATAGCATAACTATACCACAAGTATCCTCAAGAGAAGCTTTTCAAGCTATTGTCACTATAAAAAACTACTTGTTGCAACATGATCAAAATATTCCAGAAGTGGTGCATGCTTTACACAAAATCAAGGATCAGATGCATTTTGGGGGAGGAAAGAAACAATCAACTTTGGAGGCATTTTTCGAAAAAATATGGCTTATTAATGTGTTTGAAAATTAG
- the LOC141719282 gene encoding CENP-B homolog protein 2-like encodes MKNSNVKRHKSAKYPELEKALYEWFLQRQEKVNMSGEMIQGKAKEFMQKMYGETNSEFSFSSGWLERFKARCSIKSYRRFGESGSVNMEDIANTLPEIRSKLDQFNLKDIYNMDETRLFYRLEADHSLATKQLEGRKKDKERITIVVCCNGDGSNKVPLWVIGKYAKPRCFKNVNMNNLNCEY; translated from the coding sequence ATGAAAAATAGCAATGTTAAGAGGCACAAGTCAGCTAAATATCCTGAACTAGAGAAAGCTTTATATGAATGGTTTCTTCAAAGACAAGAGAAGGTGAATATGTCAGGAGAAATGATCCAGGGTAAAGCAAAAGAGTTTATGCAGAAAATGTATGGAGAAACAAACTCAGAATTTAGCTTTTCTAGTGGATGGCTCGAACGTTTTAAGGCAAGATGTTCAATCAAGTCTTACCGACGATTTGGTGAGAGTGGTTCAGTTAACATGGAGGATATTGCAAATACTTTACCCGAGATACGGTCAAAACTAGACCAATTCAACCTTAAAGATATATACAATATGGATGAAACCAGATTGTTTTATCGGTTGGAGGCTGACCATTCACTTGCCACGAAGCAGCTTGAAGGGCGGAAGAAAGATAAGGAGAGAATCACTATTGTTGTTTGTTGTAACGGTGATGGGTCTAATAAAGTGCCTCTTTGGGTTATTGGTAAGTATGCAAAACCTAGATGCTTTAAGAATGTGAATATGAATAATCTTAATTGCGAGTATTGA